The following proteins are co-located in the Firmicutes bacterium HGW-Firmicutes-1 genome:
- a CDS encoding chemotaxis protein CheW — protein MKMKVLTFYLCESLLGIDVTLVKEINRNVDFSVVPGSQQYIVGFLNMRGQVVTLFNLANLINLESENIQKAHTCIILKSPKDPDQVGFLIDHPGDVIDIDQEECELPPANVGGVEGEFISSIVKLENELLIIIDPTKIFKDQRNIEG, from the coding sequence ATGAAGATGAAGGTACTTACATTTTATCTTTGTGAAAGTCTCCTGGGTATTGATGTAACTTTGGTGAAGGAAATCAACAGAAATGTGGATTTTTCAGTCGTACCGGGATCACAGCAGTATATCGTTGGATTTTTAAATATGCGAGGACAGGTAGTAACACTCTTTAACTTAGCAAATCTTATTAATCTGGAAAGTGAAAATATTCAAAAAGCGCATACGTGTATTATCTTGAAATCTCCAAAGGATCCTGATCAGGTGGGATTTTTAATAGACCATCCAGGTGATGTAATAGATATTGATCAAGAGGAATGTGAACTGCCACCTGCTAATGTTGGTGGGGTCGAGGGTGAATTTATCAGTAGTATTGTTAAACTTGAAAATGAACTTTTAATCATAATAGATCCTACAAAGATATTTAAAGATCAAAGAAATATTGAGGGATAA
- a CDS encoding chemotaxis response regulator protein-glutamate methylesterase, with translation MGGCFLKSLKILLVDSSVITRMAMLEVINATRYGVVERATSDGSIALEWLKQCVIDVVMIDVMIIRKEGLDLLELIKSSYPEIEIIIMSNDHPESPSITLDSLKAGAMDFIQKLPEKELVKRQGELKAQLQDLFTQILLKKFSDVSRISIPSEYKEKVRNEGTMINATDQQKRENNTWKSEIFGGIDLILIASSTGGPVALDTIFSTFGSKIHKPILIVQHMPPDFTNIMAQKLHDKYNLQITEGKDKEVINDGNIMIAPGGLHMTIEACGRFEKVIRLIDEGFVNGVKPSADVLFQSVADSFEGKNILVVILTGMGNDGTQGIIKLKKHCNCYCITQSESTCVVYGMPKCVYEAGLSDEVVDLGDIASRIHQIALERGGR, from the coding sequence ATGGGGGGATGTTTTTTGAAAAGCCTGAAGATATTGTTAGTGGATAGTTCTGTCATAACAAGAATGGCTATGCTTGAAGTCATCAATGCAACGCGGTACGGTGTTGTAGAGCGAGCAACTTCCGATGGAAGCATTGCGCTTGAATGGCTAAAGCAGTGTGTGATTGATGTTGTAATGATTGATGTTATGATTATAAGAAAAGAAGGTCTTGACCTACTCGAATTGATAAAAAGTAGTTATCCGGAAATTGAAATTATCATCATGAGTAACGATCATCCGGAAAGCCCTTCAATTACATTGGATTCACTTAAAGCAGGTGCAATGGATTTTATACAAAAATTACCTGAAAAGGAATTGGTGAAAAGACAAGGCGAGTTAAAAGCACAACTCCAAGACCTTTTTACACAGATTTTATTAAAAAAATTCTCGGATGTTTCCAGAATTAGTATACCAAGTGAATACAAAGAGAAAGTTAGAAACGAAGGAACTATGATTAACGCTACGGATCAGCAAAAAAGAGAGAACAATACATGGAAAAGCGAAATATTCGGTGGTATTGATTTGATTTTGATTGCATCTTCAACGGGAGGTCCAGTAGCTTTAGATACTATATTCAGTACGTTCGGTTCAAAAATTCATAAACCCATATTGATTGTTCAACATATGCCCCCTGATTTTACAAATATAATGGCGCAGAAGTTGCATGATAAATACAATTTGCAAATTACAGAAGGCAAAGACAAAGAAGTTATAAATGATGGAAATATTATGATTGCCCCAGGCGGTCTGCACATGACCATTGAAGCATGTGGAAGATTTGAAAAGGTCATTCGCCTAATAGATGAAGGCTTTGTGAATGGGGTTAAACCTTCTGCAGATGTTCTCTTTCAATCTGTCGCTGATTCCTTCGAAGGTAAAAATATCTTGGTCGTAATTCTTACTGGTATGGGTAATGATGGTACGCAAGGGATTATTAAACTAAAGAAGCATTGCAATTGTTACTGCATAACCCAAAGTGAAAGTACTTGTGTGGTGTATGGAATGCCCAAGTGTGTTTATGAGGCAGGATTGTCAGATGAAGTGGTTGATCTAGGAGATATTGCTTCTCGTATCCATCAGATTGCACTGGAACGGGGAGGGCGTTAG
- a CDS encoding chemotaxis protein CheR: MGKVLTSKEISMIQKLIEDRFGIFLEEEKTYLLDNKLSKILSKSSLGSFEELYTQICHRNNPELIDDIIDAITVNETFWFRDRTPWFIMEEILLPTYIAEFREGKRDLVRIWSGACSYGQEPYSIAMSIDRYLKHHNIHELNLSHFEILATDISRTVLQRAKMGVYDNISIQRGLDEANRLEYFKNDGKIWSINDKIRNAVRFEQINLIQESFPSKRFDIIFFRNVLIYFSDKQKKEMMCKIKDVLRPGGTLFIGSSELFEDHKPNFSMAQYKNGIYFRLEE; encoded by the coding sequence GTGGGGAAAGTACTGACATCAAAAGAGATTAGCATGATCCAGAAGCTTATTGAAGATAGATTTGGAATCTTTTTAGAGGAAGAAAAAACATACCTGCTTGATAACAAGCTGAGTAAAATCCTATCCAAGTCAAGCCTTGGGAGTTTTGAGGAATTATATACCCAAATATGCCATAGGAATAATCCTGAGCTTATTGACGATATCATAGATGCAATTACAGTGAATGAGACCTTCTGGTTTAGAGACAGAACTCCCTGGTTTATTATGGAAGAGATATTGCTTCCAACCTATATAGCCGAGTTCAGAGAGGGGAAGCGGGACCTTGTACGGATTTGGAGTGGCGCCTGCTCTTATGGTCAGGAACCATATTCAATTGCCATGAGTATTGACCGTTATCTAAAACACCATAACATCCATGAGCTTAACCTTAGTCATTTCGAAATTTTAGCCACTGATATATCGCGTACCGTTCTTCAAAGGGCCAAGATGGGAGTATATGACAATATTTCTATTCAACGTGGGTTGGATGAAGCCAATAGATTAGAGTATTTTAAAAACGACGGAAAGATATGGAGCATAAATGATAAAATTAGGAATGCGGTTAGGTTTGAACAAATTAATCTCATTCAGGAATCCTTTCCTAGTAAGAGATTTGACATCATCTTTTTCAGAAATGTTTTGATTTATTTTTCGGACAAACAAAAAAAAGAAATGATGTGTAAAATCAAAGATGTATTAAGGCCAGGAGGAACACTATTTATAGGGAGTTCAGAGTTATTTGAGGATCATAAACCGAATTTCTCCATGGCACAGTATAAAAATGGGATTTATTTTAGATTAGAGGAATGA
- a CDS encoding MFS transporter — MKEQSFYAQLDQHSKYILKCCFFVFAVNGLYGMILGSILPLISNEYGLNNIISGALLSAHQVGNLIAGFIAGILPIYLGRKKSIMFLCSFVVMGFMIMILTGNPVLLILGFLFTGLSRGSISNFNNTVVNEVSNSSPVALNILHSIFAVGALSAPFLVILCTYIGGDIGWKLAAGVIILLAIISIHLFSRMKIEDSAKNKSNKKMSYQFLGNKYFWISAGILFFYLCAEASINGWIVKYFVDSNIMTIQYAQILASLLWVVILAGRLTCAFLGNKVSKKVLLLTTSIGTAVFYLLLLSTQDLLIITIAIMGLGFSMAGIYPTTISTVGVILKAYPMSMGVLLMLSGAGAIMMPIITGALSDAFGILAGMSAIIVAIILMILCVVLNVLSKKDKRVID; from the coding sequence TTGAAAGAGCAATCATTTTACGCACAACTTGATCAACACAGCAAATACATTCTAAAATGTTGTTTTTTTGTTTTTGCAGTTAACGGGTTATATGGTATGATTTTAGGTTCCATATTACCACTCATTAGCAATGAATATGGACTAAACAATATAATAAGTGGTGCATTGTTATCTGCCCACCAGGTAGGCAACTTGATAGCGGGCTTTATCGCAGGAATATTGCCTATTTATTTGGGCAGAAAAAAATCAATTATGTTTTTATGTAGCTTTGTAGTAATGGGATTTATGATTATGATATTAACAGGGAATCCAGTACTATTAATCTTGGGATTTTTATTTACAGGACTTAGTAGGGGTAGTATCTCGAATTTTAACAATACTGTTGTAAATGAGGTATCAAACAGTAGCCCAGTAGCTCTTAATATTTTACATAGTATTTTTGCTGTTGGGGCGTTATCTGCACCTTTCTTAGTTATTCTATGTACGTATATTGGAGGGGATATTGGCTGGAAATTAGCTGCAGGCGTTATTATCCTACTAGCAATTATTTCAATCCATCTATTTTCTAGAATGAAAATAGAGGATAGTGCAAAAAATAAGAGCAATAAAAAAATGTCCTATCAATTTCTTGGGAATAAGTATTTTTGGATTAGCGCTGGAATTTTGTTTTTTTATTTATGTGCAGAAGCATCCATTAATGGATGGATTGTTAAGTACTTTGTAGATTCAAATATAATGACGATTCAATATGCCCAAATACTTGCTTCATTATTATGGGTAGTTATTCTTGCAGGTAGACTAACTTGTGCCTTTTTGGGAAATAAAGTATCTAAGAAAGTATTGCTATTGACTACTAGCATAGGAACTGCTGTTTTTTATTTGTTATTGCTTTCTACACAAGATTTATTGATTATTACGATCGCTATAATGGGATTAGGGTTTTCGATGGCAGGTATTTACCCTACAACAATTTCTACTGTTGGGGTTATCCTTAAGGCTTATCCTATGTCAATGGGAGTCTTGCTTATGTTAAGTGGTGCGGGTGCCATTATGATGCCAATCATTACAGGTGCATTATCTGACGCTTTTGGAATTTTGGCTGGTATGAGTGCAATTATAGTTGCAATCATTTTGATGATTCTTTGTGTGGTTTTAAATGTGCTTAGTAAAAAAGATAAAAGGGTGATTGATTAA
- a CDS encoding ethanolamine utilization protein EutP, with product MKKIILMGKSGCGKTTLTQALQGKKIRYRKTQYINHFNVIIDTPGEYAENHALARALALFAYEADIIGFLISSTEHYSLYPPCIVGQVTRPVIGIVTQIDAEKANPTQAEEWLRLVGCKDIFHVSAYTGEGVGEILEYLRDQHDVLPWDSESI from the coding sequence ATGAAAAAAATCATTCTAATGGGTAAGAGTGGCTGCGGTAAAACGACTTTAACACAGGCACTTCAGGGCAAAAAAATCCGATATAGAAAAACCCAATATATCAATCATTTTAATGTCATTATAGATACTCCTGGAGAATATGCTGAAAATCATGCCTTGGCAAGAGCTTTAGCACTATTTGCTTATGAAGCCGATATAATAGGGTTCTTAATTAGTTCTACTGAACACTATTCCCTGTATCCTCCCTGTATAGTAGGCCAAGTTACAAGACCAGTCATTGGCATCGTAACGCAAATTGATGCAGAAAAAGCAAATCCTACTCAAGCTGAAGAATGGCTTAGACTAGTAGGCTGTAAGGACATTTTCCATGTGAGTGCATATACAGGTGAGGGGGTCGGTGAAATACTGGAATACTTAAGAGATCAACATGATGTACTTCCATGGGATAGCGAATCAATTTAA
- a CDS encoding propanediol utilization protein, producing the protein MDLKNMISSEEKIRIVQELVPGKQITLAHIIASPDPTIYKKLGLNPDLDYARSAIGILTTSPSEVSVIAGDLAIKTANVELGFIDRFSGTLIITGKVSEVEASIQAIIKYTKENLGFTICELTRT; encoded by the coding sequence ATGGATTTAAAAAACATGATATCTTCAGAAGAAAAAATTAGAATTGTACAAGAATTAGTACCTGGTAAGCAAATTACTTTGGCTCATATTATCGCTAGTCCTGATCCCACCATTTACAAAAAACTAGGTCTTAACCCTGATTTAGATTACGCAAGATCCGCCATTGGTATCTTAACCACGAGTCCAAGTGAAGTGTCTGTTATCGCTGGAGATTTAGCAATCAAAACCGCTAATGTAGAATTGGGCTTTATTGATAGATTTAGTGGTACACTCATTATTACAGGTAAGGTTTCCGAAGTAGAAGCCTCCATTCAAGCCATAATAAAATACACCAAAGAGAATCTTGGTTTCACAATATGTGAACTGACAAGAACATAG